The Chryseobacterium sp. 52 genome includes a region encoding these proteins:
- a CDS encoding bacteriocin-like protein, with amino-acid sequence MKNLKKLTRKQLEFISGGDIAYALCDMDGNCPPTIGSYYCSGGTCYRSSGGGNPGGGCNEPQRLCQEWETGCGCVYF; translated from the coding sequence ATGAAAAATTTAAAAAAATTAACAAGAAAGCAGCTGGAATTCATTAGCGGAGGTGATATCGCCTATGCACTATGTGATATGGACGGAAACTGCCCGCCTACCATAGGATCTTATTATTGCAGCGGAGGAACATGTTACCGGTCTTCCGGCGGAGGCAATCCGGGTGGCGGATGTAATGAACCACAACGTCTGTGTCAGGAATGGGAAACGGGCTGTGGATGTGTATACTTTTAA
- a CDS encoding bacteriocin-like protein — protein MKNLKKLTRKELGSIGGGDIAYAFCLNGTCPPVSPGYSSYCSGDFCYKSYNGSGGSGGGGCTEPKRFCQEWETGCGCVYP, from the coding sequence ATGAAAAATCTAAAGAAATTAACAAGAAAAGAACTGGGATCCATCGGCGGAGGTGATATTGCTTATGCCTTCTGTCTGAACGGAACCTGCCCGCCAGTCTCTCCCGGATATTCATCATACTGCAGCGGTGACTTCTGCTACAAAAGCTATAACGGAAGCGGAGGTTCTGGTGGAGGTGGCTGCACTGAACCGAAGAGATTCTGCCAGGAATGGGAAACAGGATGCGGATGCGTATACCCTTAA
- a CDS encoding NAD(P)H-binding protein, translating to MKIIVTGSLGNISKPLTKELISKGHSVTVISSSAERQSEIEHLGAKAAIGSMENVDFLTETFKDADIVYAMEALNAGAFFDHSVDFIEANTQIGRNYKEAFERSGLKNIIHLSSIGAHMREGNGILAFHYNVEKILNELPEDVSIKFMRPVGFYYNMYSFIPTIKSQGVIIQNYGGDKKEPWVSPLDIASVVAEEVEKPFNGREVRYIASEEISPNDIAQTLGEEIGKPDLQWLSVADEDLLNGMVNAGMNPKTAKGFVEMNAARGNGVLYEDYEQNKPVLGKIKLKDFAQQFSAAYHQ from the coding sequence ATGAAAATTATCGTAACAGGTTCATTAGGAAACATCAGCAAACCACTGACAAAAGAATTAATAAGCAAAGGACATTCTGTCACCGTGATCAGCAGCAGCGCTGAGAGACAATCTGAAATTGAGCATTTAGGGGCAAAAGCAGCGATTGGATCTATGGAAAATGTAGATTTTTTAACAGAAACTTTTAAAGATGCAGATATTGTGTATGCAATGGAAGCTCTGAATGCCGGTGCTTTTTTTGATCATAGCGTTGACTTTATAGAAGCCAATACCCAAATCGGAAGAAACTACAAAGAAGCTTTTGAAAGATCGGGGCTAAAAAACATTATTCATTTAAGTAGTATTGGTGCTCATATGCGTGAAGGAAACGGAATTCTTGCCTTTCATTATAATGTAGAAAAAATATTGAATGAACTTCCGGAAGATGTTTCTATTAAATTTATGCGTCCGGTTGGGTTTTACTACAATATGTATTCATTCATTCCAACCATTAAATCACAAGGGGTGATTATTCAGAACTATGGCGGTGATAAAAAAGAACCGTGGGTTTCCCCTCTTGATATTGCAAGTGTCGTTGCCGAGGAAGTGGAAAAACCATTCAACGGACGAGAGGTTCGTTATATTGCAAGTGAAGAGATTTCACCTAATGATATTGCTCAAACTTTAGGGGAGGAAATAGGAAAACCGGATCTTCAATGGCTTAGTGTTGCTGATGAAGACCTTTTAAATGGTATGGTCAATGCAGGAATGAATCCTAAAACAGCCAAGGGTTTTGTGGAAATGAATGCAGCAAGAGGAAATGGCGTTTTATATGAAGATTATGAGCAAAACAAGCCTGTTTTAGGAAAAATAAAGCTGAAGGATTTTGCCCAACAATTTTCAGCAGCTTATCATCAATAA
- a CDS encoding helix-turn-helix domain-containing protein gives MKQPIRLKTISEFHEFRGLAKPEHPLISVVDYSTMKDDSKETELSWVLDFYSISVKRTSLTKIKYGQQGYDFDEGFMFFMAPGQVFSITRDPNSIAKHTGWILLIHPDFLWNTPLAKTIKEYEYFDYKANEALFLSEKEENVIRNIVENIHQEYHSNIDTFSQNIIISQIETLLNYSERFYQRQFITRKISSHKILDSLEELLADYFNHEDLITKGLPSVQHIADQLNVSPSYLTGLLKVLTGQNTQQHIHEKLIEKAKEKLSTTQLSISEIAYELGFEHPQSFSKLFKNKTHLSPLEFRKSFS, from the coding sequence ATGAAACAGCCCATCAGACTCAAAACAATCAGTGAATTTCATGAATTCCGAGGCCTGGCAAAACCCGAGCATCCGCTCATCAGTGTGGTAGATTACAGCACCATGAAGGATGATTCAAAAGAAACTGAACTGAGCTGGGTTCTGGATTTTTATTCTATTTCAGTCAAACGAACTTCGCTTACCAAAATAAAATACGGTCAGCAGGGATATGATTTTGATGAAGGATTCATGTTTTTTATGGCTCCGGGGCAGGTTTTCAGTATTACAAGAGATCCTAATTCAATTGCAAAACATACGGGATGGATCTTGCTCATCCATCCCGATTTTCTCTGGAACACTCCTTTGGCCAAGACCATAAAAGAATATGAATACTTTGATTATAAAGCCAATGAAGCTTTATTTCTTTCCGAAAAAGAGGAAAATGTCATCCGTAATATTGTTGAGAATATTCATCAGGAATACCATTCCAATATTGATACATTCAGTCAGAACATTATTATTTCACAGATTGAGACGCTGCTCAATTATTCGGAACGCTTTTATCAGCGTCAGTTTATCACGCGCAAAATTTCCAGTCATAAAATTCTTGATTCCCTGGAGGAACTACTGGCTGATTATTTTAATCACGAAGACCTCATTACGAAAGGACTTCCAAGTGTTCAGCATATCGCTGACCAACTGAATGTGTCCCCAAGTTATTTAACCGGGTTATTAAAAGTTCTTACGGGTCAGAATACGCAACAGCATATTCACGAAAAACTGATTGAAAAGGCGAAGGAAAAACTATCCACGACCCAATTGTCAATCAGTGAAATTGCGTATGAATTAGGTTTTGAGCATCCGCAATCATTCAGTAAATTATTTAAAAATAAAACCCATCTTTCGCCACTGGAATTCAGAAAGTCTTTTAGCTGA
- a CDS encoding alpha/beta fold hydrolase, with amino-acid sequence MKTISFFILFFLSAIVISAQKTSPAEFFETSDHVKIKYKVSGKGEACIYVPGGPGQGYYSFELLGGSSLEKNMKMVYMDQRGSGESGTAENYHMDAMVQDIEELRQRLKLEKVFLLAHSFGGIIAVNYAKKYPQHTKGLILTNVTLHFLNNESVQEQIEYGNSLLQQNNKAVPKDSLSSELSKISSALRKKRIGYKFLTEDIETIKQMDKIDSLHPRIIDFGMAVISKPKEFPEYYTDYAPLTKEIHVPVLIITGKKDKAVGTQHYKTFQFPDQKVVSIDGGHLLYYEKNKEFINAVKRFTDKEK; translated from the coding sequence ATGAAAACCATCTCATTTTTTATACTTTTCTTTCTGTCTGCAATTGTGATTTCAGCTCAGAAAACCAGTCCTGCAGAATTTTTTGAAACCTCTGACCATGTTAAAATTAAATATAAAGTTTCCGGAAAAGGTGAAGCCTGCATTTATGTTCCGGGAGGTCCCGGACAAGGCTATTATTCTTTCGAACTGTTAGGCGGAAGCAGCCTTGAAAAAAACATGAAAATGGTGTATATGGATCAGCGGGGTTCCGGTGAATCAGGAACAGCAGAGAACTATCATATGGATGCCATGGTTCAGGATATTGAAGAATTAAGACAGCGTCTTAAGCTTGAAAAAGTGTTTCTGCTGGCACATTCTTTTGGAGGTATTATCGCCGTTAATTATGCTAAAAAATACCCTCAACACACAAAAGGTTTAATTCTGACTAATGTAACTCTTCATTTTCTGAACAACGAATCTGTCCAGGAGCAGATCGAATATGGTAACAGTCTTCTTCAGCAGAACAACAAAGCCGTTCCTAAAGACAGTTTATCTTCTGAGTTATCAAAAATAAGCAGTGCATTAAGAAAGAAAAGAATTGGATATAAGTTTCTGACTGAGGATATTGAAACCATCAAACAGATGGACAAAATAGATTCTCTTCATCCGAGAATCATAGATTTTGGGATGGCAGTCATCTCTAAACCTAAAGAATTTCCTGAATATTATACCGATTACGCTCCGTTGACAAAAGAGATCCATGTTCCGGTATTAATTATCACCGGAAAGAAGGATAAAGCGGTAGGCACACAGCATTACAAAACATTTCAGTTTCCTGACCAGAAAGTAGTTTCTATTGATGGAGGACATTTATTGTATTATGAAAAAAATAAGGAGTTTATCAATGCCGTCAAGCGATTTACCGATAAAGAAAAATAA
- a CDS encoding S41 family peptidase, whose amino-acid sequence MKKLIILFFIMISQSLVYGQKDQYTIFIKTWNFLKYYHPDIAGGKTEADSLFLATVGKVNHQQDINSVIKLLSKDLNNQFSGTVVTDHSKEVLSVNQDFNWFQKNKKISSENKAFLNSVYNHRFIAESVKKDKPTDNNKKDQFTKDENLPLAYRLLIFAKIQGSIDYLYPHKYLMPKDSDTYFSDLLDQVIQCPSRKDFEIILAKAVAKMEDTHAFRFYDQLKYKNEIFHRLYFPPFDYVIFDDHILITDLIFPEICSKATIHTGDRITEINGKSIRQVLKEKQALISTSNTETFLDMMSDYQRNLIWTDDNAQKELKIESKKDHKTYTSKVDFINFKDKEDLARVTEYIKGKIHTKDSYKITHKDIAYFKINDAFKLIENTPDEQQDKHMDSIFTEASSKKMMVFDMRGYPDWGGFVFNYIYKYFAPVENYFGLYYKPNPRNTGTYIPISYKEFGHYYPDIENKTIHPYKGKVFIIVNAETLSMSEWNTMNLQNIFPQAITIGQKTAGADGDITTVALAAGYNLEFTANGIFYYDHSQTQKVGVRINELIRYTDDDIIQKRDLELERILKSIQ is encoded by the coding sequence ATGAAGAAACTCATTATCCTTTTTTTTATAATGATTAGTCAGTCATTGGTTTACGGCCAGAAAGACCAGTATACTATTTTCATTAAGACCTGGAATTTCTTAAAATACTATCATCCGGATATTGCAGGTGGAAAAACAGAGGCCGACAGCTTATTTTTAGCCACTGTTGGCAAGGTGAATCATCAACAGGATATCAATTCAGTTATTAAACTTTTATCTAAAGATCTGAATAATCAGTTTTCAGGAACTGTGGTCACCGATCACTCAAAAGAGGTGCTGTCTGTCAATCAAGATTTTAACTGGTTTCAAAAAAATAAGAAAATCAGTTCTGAAAATAAAGCATTCCTAAACAGTGTTTACAATCACAGATTCATTGCAGAATCTGTAAAAAAGGACAAGCCTACCGATAACAACAAGAAGGACCAGTTCACAAAGGATGAAAACCTCCCTTTAGCATACCGCTTGCTTATATTCGCAAAAATCCAGGGTTCTATCGATTATCTTTATCCTCACAAATATCTGATGCCTAAAGATTCCGATACTTACTTTAGCGATTTATTAGATCAGGTTATTCAATGCCCCTCAAGAAAGGATTTTGAGATCATCCTTGCAAAAGCAGTGGCTAAAATGGAAGACACCCACGCCTTTAGGTTTTACGACCAGCTGAAGTATAAAAATGAAATTTTTCACCGACTTTATTTTCCTCCATTTGACTACGTTATTTTTGATGATCATATTCTAATTACCGATCTTATTTTTCCTGAAATCTGCTCTAAAGCTACTATTCACACCGGAGACAGAATCACGGAAATCAATGGTAAAAGTATTCGCCAGGTGTTGAAAGAAAAGCAGGCACTGATTTCCACTTCCAATACTGAAACATTTCTGGATATGATGTCTGACTATCAGAGAAACCTGATATGGACAGATGATAACGCGCAAAAGGAACTGAAAATAGAGTCAAAAAAAGATCATAAAACCTATACATCAAAAGTTGATTTTATCAATTTCAAAGATAAAGAGGATCTGGCCAGGGTTACAGAATATATAAAAGGGAAGATCCATACAAAGGACAGCTATAAAATAACCCATAAAGATATTGCCTATTTTAAAATCAATGATGCATTTAAACTTATAGAAAACACTCCGGATGAACAGCAGGATAAACATATGGACAGTATCTTTACTGAAGCTTCATCTAAAAAAATGATGGTCTTTGATATGAGAGGCTACCCGGACTGGGGAGGATTTGTATTTAATTATATTTATAAATACTTCGCTCCTGTTGAGAATTATTTTGGATTATACTACAAACCAAATCCAAGGAATACCGGGACCTATATCCCTATCAGCTATAAAGAGTTTGGCCATTATTATCCAGACATCGAAAATAAAACAATTCACCCGTATAAAGGAAAAGTCTTCATCATCGTGAATGCTGAAACTTTAAGTATGAGCGAATGGAATACCATGAACCTGCAGAATATTTTTCCTCAGGCGATCACCATTGGTCAGAAGACAGCGGGTGCTGACGGAGATATCACCACAGTAGCCCTTGCGGCAGGTTATAATTTAGAATTCACAGCAAACGGAATCTTCTATTATGATCATTCGCAGACCCAAAAAGTAGGAGTCAGAATCAATGAGCTTATACGCTATACCGATGATGATATTATTCAGAAACGGGATCTGGAACTGGAGAGGATACTGAAAAGTATACAATAG
- a CDS encoding redox-active disulfide protein 2, which produces MRDTKLVTEYTNEELISNEKKAKAITIMLMVAILLLFISTMFLTFKKGFSALSVVPIALLPILIININNWNKLKKEKANRNL; this is translated from the coding sequence ATGAGAGACACTAAATTAGTAACCGAATACACCAATGAAGAGCTGATCAGCAATGAGAAGAAAGCAAAAGCAATAACCATCATGTTAATGGTTGCTATCCTATTATTATTTATCTCTACTATGTTTTTAACATTCAAAAAAGGATTCAGTGCGCTGTCTGTAGTTCCAATCGCCTTACTTCCTATTTTGATCATAAATATCAACAACTGGAATAAATTAAAAAAAGAAAAAGCCAACAGAAATCTGTAG
- a CDS encoding malate dehydrogenase, producing the protein MKVTVVGAGAVGASCAEYIAMKNFCSEVVLVDIKEGFAEGKAMDLMQTASLNGFDTKITGTTGDYSKTAGSHVAVITSGIPRKPGMTREELIGINAGIVKDVTANLVKHSPEVIIIVVSNPMDTMAYLVHKTSGLPKHKIIGMGGALDSARFQYRLAEALESPISDVNGMVIAAHSDTGMLPLLSKATRNGIPVTEFLSDEQQKYVIEETKVGGATLTKLLGTSAWYAPGAAVSVMVQAIACDQKKMIPCSLMLEGEYGQNDICLGVPAIIGANGVEKIVNVTLTADEQLKFAEAANAVREVNGDLKF; encoded by the coding sequence ATGAAAGTAACTGTAGTAGGTGCAGGCGCTGTAGGAGCAAGCTGTGCGGAATACATCGCAATGAAAAACTTCTGTTCAGAAGTAGTTTTAGTAGACATTAAAGAAGGATTTGCTGAAGGTAAAGCAATGGATTTGATGCAGACTGCATCGCTTAACGGATTCGATACGAAAATTACCGGAACAACAGGAGATTACAGCAAAACTGCAGGTTCTCATGTAGCAGTGATCACTTCAGGTATTCCAAGAAAACCTGGAATGACAAGAGAAGAATTGATCGGTATCAACGCTGGTATTGTGAAAGATGTTACTGCAAACCTTGTAAAACATTCTCCGGAAGTAATCATCATCGTGGTTTCTAACCCTATGGATACTATGGCTTATCTGGTACACAAAACTTCTGGTCTTCCTAAGCATAAGATCATCGGAATGGGTGGTGCATTAGATTCTGCAAGATTCCAGTACAGATTGGCTGAGGCATTGGAAAGCCCGATTTCTGATGTTAACGGAATGGTAATCGCTGCTCACAGTGATACAGGTATGCTTCCATTATTAAGCAAAGCGACAAGAAACGGAATTCCTGTAACTGAATTCCTTAGCGATGAGCAACAAAAATATGTAATCGAAGAAACTAAAGTAGGAGGAGCAACTCTTACTAAATTATTAGGAACTTCTGCTTGGTACGCACCAGGTGCAGCTGTTTCTGTAATGGTTCAGGCTATCGCTTGTGACCAAAAGAAAATGATCCCTTGTTCTCTAATGCTTGAAGGTGAATACGGTCAAAACGATATCTGTCTTGGAGTTCCTGCAATTATCGGAGCCAACGGAGTAGAAAAAATCGTTAACGTAACCCTTACAGCAGACGAACAATTGAAGTTTGCTGAAGCTGCTAATGCAGTAAGAGAAGTAAACGGAGATCTTAAGTTTTAA
- a CDS encoding biliverdin-producing heme oxygenase: MVSEYLKQNTAEYHDAAEKLFNSEKIFNKTFTLEDYKKIINTNYLMLLHSEDKIFGSLSDKYSEKLQLNNRKKLALIEKDLESLSLENQAVSHDLKFDNEHEALGAMYVIEGSTLGGNVIAKQLSKTEGFDNVTFNFFGCYQENTGPMWKNFKEVLDTEVTEEHYNEVLSGAKKLYTFLLNVN, encoded by the coding sequence ATGGTATCAGAGTATCTTAAGCAAAATACAGCGGAATATCACGATGCTGCGGAGAAACTTTTCAATTCTGAAAAAATTTTTAATAAAACCTTCACCTTAGAAGACTATAAAAAGATCATCAATACCAATTATCTGATGCTTCTTCACAGTGAAGACAAAATATTCGGAAGTCTTTCTGATAAATATTCAGAAAAGCTTCAGCTCAATAACAGAAAAAAGCTTGCTCTTATCGAAAAGGATCTTGAAAGTCTTTCATTAGAAAATCAGGCTGTGTCACATGATCTTAAGTTTGATAATGAACATGAGGCTTTGGGAGCAATGTATGTGATAGAAGGTTCTACTTTAGGTGGAAACGTAATTGCAAAACAACTCTCTAAAACGGAAGGTTTTGATAATGTAACTTTCAACTTCTTCGGATGCTACCAGGAAAATACGGGACCTATGTGGAAGAATTTCAAGGAGGTACTGGATACGGAAGTGACTGAAGAACACTATAACGAGGTTCTTTCAGGAGCAAAAAAACTATATACGTTTTTACTGAACGTCAATTAA